Part of the candidate division KSB1 bacterium genome is shown below.
TGCAGACGATGTTTGACCGAACCCAAAAACACGGGACAAGTTTCACGGGCATGATCGCAAACCGTAATGACGTAATCAAAGTCAATCGGCAGAAACTGTTCGACGGCTTTCGGATAGGAGTGGGATAAATCGATACCGACTTCGGCCATCACCTGCACCGCTTTGGGATGAACCCGCTCGGCCGGAGCCGTACCTGCCGAATATACTTCGAGTCGCGGATCGAACGATTTGAGCCACCCTTCCGCCATTTGGCTGCGGCAGGAATTGCCGGTGCAAAGAATCAGTATTTTCATGATATTGCCGTTTTTGGGTTTTCGATACTACAGATGGCGTTGCGGTCGACGTTCGCAGCGGCTTGTCGATCGATTTTTGCCGAAGGTTCCCGCTCCATGATTCGATCGATCAGAGCCAACAGCGTTTGCACCTCTTCAGCATTCGGGTCAGGATTGCGGGCATAATTGACCCACTTGCCCTCTTTGATATCGACAATGAATCCGGCGTCGCGCAAAATAGAAAGATGCTGCGAAACGGTAGAGATCGCCAGCTGCAGTACCTCGCGAATTTCGCACACGCATAACGGGCGAGCTTTGAGGATCCAAAGGATTCGCAAACGAGTGTTGTCGGCAATCGCTTTAAAGAGTTTTGAAATATCCCGCATCCTTCCATTCTTTCATTTCGTCATTTGCCGAAATATAGAAACAACGAATGACAAAAACAAAAAATTTTTTCACGGACGATCGTCAGCGCGATTTTTTGCGCAGGAATAGAGCCAAGGATACCCCGGCGACAAGTCCGGCCGTAAAAAGGATGACGGCGTCAAGCGTTCGCGCCGTACGGCCGACGACGGACAGCGTCGCGGCAGCAGCAACCACCAACGCGACCAAGAAAAGCGCAACGGCAATTCGCTTAGCAGGTCCCACGGCAAATTTCCTTTCTGATTGATCCAGGGATATAAATACCGAAAAATAGGGCATTATTCCCAAGATAATCCATGTCGGGTTTGGCCGTCCCCGTGAACGATAAATTTTTGCGTCGTCAGAGCTTCGAGACCCATGGGCCCGAAGGCGTGCAGTTTGG
Proteins encoded:
- a CDS encoding arsenate reductase ArsC; translated protein: MKILILCTGNSCRSQMAEGWLKSFDPRLEVYSAGTAPAERVHPKAVQVMAEVGIDLSHSYPKAVEQFLPIDFDYVITVCDHARETCPVFLGSVKHRLHIGFEDPAMATGSEEEVLEVFRRIRDEIKEKFFQFYSSLER
- a CDS encoding metalloregulator ArsR/SmtB family transcription factor is translated as MRDISKLFKAIADNTRLRILWILKARPLCVCEIREVLQLAISTVSQHLSILRDAGFIVDIKEGKWVNYARNPDPNAEEVQTLLALIDRIMEREPSAKIDRQAAANVDRNAICSIENPKTAIS